The proteins below are encoded in one region of Bacteroides uniformis:
- a CDS encoding MalY/PatB family protein codes for MTYNFDEVIERRGTDSVKWDGVKSVWGRDDLLPMWVADMDFRTPPFVMEALRKRLEHEVLGYTSACEEWYTSICSWLSRRHGWDVTREMLTFVPGIVRGQAFALQCFTNPGDRVMVMTPVYHPFFLVTQRMKREVVYSPLDLKDGQYQIDFERFRKDIQGCKVLILCNPHNPGGRVWTVDELRRIADICTENHTFVISDEIHADLTLPPYKHHPFATVSGAAAQNSLTFMAPSKTFNMPGLGSSYAIILNEDIRHRFQEFMEAGEFSEGHMLAYIGAAAAYMHGEEWLEQLLDYIKGNIDFTENYLREHIPGIGMIRPQASYLIYLDCRGLGLTQEELVRLFVDKAHLALNDGTMFGEPGKGFMRLNIGCPRSVLEQALKQLETAVADK; via the coding sequence ATGACTTACAATTTTGATGAAGTAATAGAGCGCCGTGGTACCGACTCCGTGAAATGGGACGGTGTGAAGAGTGTATGGGGGCGCGATGACCTCCTCCCCATGTGGGTGGCGGATATGGATTTCCGCACGCCCCCGTTTGTGATGGAAGCCTTGCGGAAGCGTCTTGAACATGAAGTGCTGGGCTATACGTCTGCGTGTGAGGAATGGTATACTTCCATTTGTAGCTGGCTCAGTCGTCGCCACGGTTGGGACGTCACTCGCGAGATGCTGACTTTTGTACCCGGCATTGTCCGCGGTCAAGCCTTCGCATTGCAATGCTTCACCAATCCCGGCGACCGGGTAATGGTGATGACTCCCGTTTATCATCCCTTCTTCCTGGTGACGCAACGCATGAAGCGCGAAGTGGTTTACTCTCCGCTCGACCTGAAAGACGGACAGTATCAGATTGACTTTGAGCGTTTCCGTAAGGATATACAAGGATGCAAAGTATTGATTCTCTGCAATCCCCATAACCCGGGCGGGCGTGTATGGACGGTGGACGAATTACGCCGGATTGCTGATATTTGTACGGAAAACCATACGTTTGTCATTTCCGATGAAATTCATGCCGACTTGACTCTGCCACCTTACAAACACCATCCTTTTGCTACTGTTTCGGGGGCTGCCGCGCAGAATTCCCTCACCTTCATGGCACCCAGCAAAACATTCAATATGCCGGGATTGGGAAGTTCGTACGCCATTATCCTCAATGAGGACATCCGCCACCGTTTTCAGGAGTTCATGGAAGCGGGCGAGTTCAGCGAAGGGCACATGTTGGCCTATATCGGTGCGGCTGCTGCCTATATGCATGGTGAGGAATGGTTGGAACAGCTGCTGGACTATATAAAGGGCAATATCGATTTCACGGAGAACTACCTGCGCGAGCATATTCCGGGCATCGGCATGATACGTCCGCAGGCTTCTTACCTGATTTATCTGGACTGCCGGGGATTGGGGCTGACTCAGGAGGAACTGGTGAGACTATTTGTGGACAAGGCACACCTGGCACTGAATGACGGCACCATGTTCGGTGAACCGGGTAAGGGATTTATGCGGCTGAATATCGGCTGCCCGCGTTCGGTGTTGGAGCAGGCGCTGAAGCAACTGGAAACTGCGGTTGCAGACAAATGA
- a CDS encoding CPBP family intramembrane glutamic endopeptidase has product MKKLIFTILLAAVLWTVMFSPWTAPFVNFWWMMTGSALTLSVFATLFNPGWWREVKWSLPNVLLGIGIAVALWGVFWLGDKVSSWMFDFARPQVDSIYGMKEGESPWLLAALLLLLIGPAEEIFWRGYVQRTLSKRWNPNAGFVVATLIYALVHAGSCNFMLVMAALVVGAAWGALYRFFPNRFAAIILSHAVWDVAVFIFFPI; this is encoded by the coding sequence ATGAAGAAGCTGATTTTTACCATTCTGCTGGCTGCCGTGCTGTGGACGGTCATGTTTTCGCCTTGGACGGCTCCTTTCGTGAATTTCTGGTGGATGATGACCGGTTCTGCGCTCACGCTGTCCGTGTTTGCCACCTTGTTCAATCCCGGCTGGTGGCGGGAGGTGAAGTGGAGCTTGCCGAATGTCTTGCTGGGAATTGGCATTGCTGTTGCTTTGTGGGGCGTTTTCTGGTTGGGAGACAAGGTGTCATCTTGGATGTTCGATTTTGCCCGTCCGCAGGTGGACTCCATTTATGGGATGAAAGAGGGAGAGTCTCCTTGGCTGTTGGCGGCATTGCTACTGTTGCTGATAGGGCCGGCGGAAGAGATTTTCTGGCGCGGCTATGTGCAACGCACGCTTTCCAAACGCTGGAATCCGAATGCGGGTTTTGTGGTGGCTACTTTGATTTATGCACTGGTGCATGCCGGTTCCTGCAACTTCATGCTGGTCATGGCGGCTCTGGTGGTGGGGGCGGCATGGGGCGCGCTTTACCGTTTCTTTCCGAACCGCTTTGCCGCTATTATCTTGTCTCATGCAGTGTGGGATGTGGCGGTATTTATATTTTTCCCGATATGA
- a CDS encoding helix-turn-helix transcriptional regulator — protein sequence MNRLPFLGLLFALLCLVACRQMNEAHLLHLAEKQVNMNVDSVYALLVQIERPSQLSDEERLLYGWLNAYVHYKRHNSMAEDSLILPASDYYVFRNDTAKNLFSYQLKAWYWYWLKEHERCIAAIDSGVALAKALQDTGRMADMLIDKAYWYVYVWKDYEKAIETFRTAIALDARAGSFFSMGIAMGLNKNDSASYYMERSIELAVEAGDTSKIVHYLRNYAQMQAYSFDEPSGAIATIRRMEQYVIDPVQLRMGDLVKVEVFLKEGLLDSAEYYLNKERKRGEGRNRFLTEENMVAVYRALIDYTRHRTFDVLDVARYNDSVANALTALQSTVRRKDESKETLSQANLILTVERKQAQLNLLLALLVLVLAGGGVSLYVRNRSNRLIEAEERAETLTRLLEDATKNQSKEEDGQFFRKILLQQLGMIRLVAKQPTSQNQELLRRISGITSHELPVESLLVWEDLYPIIDRMYDNFYTKMDSRFGDVLIDKEKQLCCLLCADFSTKEISVVTQQSIPTIYQRKTNIRKKLGMEEKEGIVEFIKSI from the coding sequence ATGAATAGATTACCTTTCCTTGGACTATTGTTTGCGTTGCTGTGCCTTGTTGCCTGCCGGCAGATGAATGAGGCACATCTGTTACATCTGGCAGAAAAGCAGGTGAATATGAATGTGGACAGCGTGTATGCCTTGCTGGTACAGATAGAGAGGCCATCGCAACTTTCGGATGAGGAGAGGCTGTTGTATGGATGGCTGAATGCTTATGTGCACTATAAGCGGCACAACTCGATGGCGGAAGATTCCTTGATATTGCCTGCTTCCGATTATTACGTCTTCCGCAACGACACGGCGAAGAATCTGTTTTCCTATCAGTTGAAAGCCTGGTACTGGTATTGGCTGAAAGAGCACGAACGGTGTATAGCTGCCATTGACAGCGGCGTAGCTTTGGCCAAGGCGCTGCAGGACACGGGAAGAATGGCTGATATGCTGATTGATAAGGCATACTGGTATGTGTATGTCTGGAAAGATTATGAGAAAGCGATAGAAACTTTCCGTACCGCCATAGCTTTGGACGCAAGAGCCGGAAGCTTCTTCTCTATGGGAATTGCCATGGGGCTGAACAAGAATGATTCTGCATCCTATTACATGGAGCGCAGCATAGAACTGGCAGTGGAGGCAGGAGATACCAGTAAGATAGTGCATTATTTGCGTAACTATGCCCAGATGCAGGCTTACTCTTTTGATGAACCTTCCGGTGCAATAGCTACTATTCGTCGTATGGAGCAGTATGTCATCGACCCGGTGCAGTTGCGTATGGGAGATCTGGTGAAAGTGGAAGTGTTCTTGAAAGAAGGGCTGCTTGATTCGGCGGAATACTATTTGAATAAGGAGAGGAAACGTGGCGAGGGCCGGAACCGGTTTCTGACGGAAGAGAATATGGTGGCGGTATATAGGGCATTGATAGATTATACACGTCACCGTACGTTTGATGTGCTGGACGTGGCGCGCTATAATGATTCTGTAGCCAATGCTCTTACTGCGTTGCAGAGTACTGTCCGGCGTAAGGACGAGTCGAAGGAGACGCTTTCGCAAGCCAACTTGATTCTGACGGTGGAACGGAAGCAGGCACAGTTGAATTTGTTGCTGGCACTGTTGGTACTGGTGCTTGCAGGTGGCGGTGTGTCCCTTTATGTCCGTAACCGGAGTAACCGGTTGATTGAAGCGGAAGAACGGGCGGAAACACTGACCCGGCTGTTGGAAGATGCGACCAAGAACCAGTCGAAGGAGGAAGACGGACAGTTTTTCCGGAAAATACTGTTGCAGCAATTAGGCATGATACGGCTGGTGGCTAAACAACCTACCTCGCAGAATCAGGAGCTGCTTCGCCGCATTTCGGGTATTACCAGCCATGAACTGCCGGTAGAGAGTTTGCTGGTATGGGAGGACTTGTACCCTATCATAGACCGGATGTATGATAACTTCTACACAAAGATGGACAGCCGTTTTGGCGATGTGCTCATTGACAAAGAAAAGCAGCTTTGCTGCCTGCTCTGTGCGGACTTCTCGACGAAGGAGATTAGTGTGGTGACACAACAAAGTATTCCCACCATTTACCAGCGAAAGACGAATATCCGCAAGAAGCTGGGGATGGAGGAGAAAGAGGGCATCGTAGAGTTTATAAAGAGCATATAG
- a CDS encoding L-threonylcarbamoyladenylate synthase produces MLLKLYEKNNNPADLQQVVDLLNDGGILIYPTDTMYAIGCHGLKERAIERICRLKNIDPKKNNLSIICYDLSKVSEYAKVDNSTFKLMKRNLPGAFTFILNGTTRLPKIFRNRKEVGIRMPDNSIIQEIARLLDAPIMTTTLPHDDNEDIEYCTDPELIDEKFGDIVDLVIDGGIGGTEGSTVVDCTNGEPEIIRQGLGWLDEG; encoded by the coding sequence ATGCTTCTGAAACTTTATGAAAAAAATAACAATCCCGCCGACCTGCAGCAGGTGGTCGACCTACTGAATGACGGAGGTATCCTTATCTACCCTACCGACACCATGTATGCCATCGGCTGCCACGGACTGAAGGAACGAGCCATCGAACGTATCTGCCGTCTTAAAAATATCGACCCCAAGAAGAACAATCTTTCCATCATCTGCTACGACTTGAGCAAGGTCAGCGAATACGCCAAAGTGGACAACAGCACCTTCAAGTTGATGAAGCGTAATCTGCCCGGAGCTTTCACCTTCATTCTGAACGGCACCACCCGCCTGCCCAAGATATTCCGTAACCGTAAGGAGGTCGGCATCCGTATGCCGGACAATTCCATCATTCAAGAAATAGCCCGCCTGCTGGATGCTCCCATCATGACAACTACATTGCCGCATGATGACAATGAGGACATTGAATACTGCACAGACCCGGAACTGATTGACGAGAAATTCGGTGATATTGTCGATTTGGTAATAGACGGCGGTATCGGCGGTACGGAAGGCTCTACCGTAGTGGATTGCACCAATGGGGAGCCGGAAATCATACGCCAGGGGTTAGGCTGGCTGGACGAAGGATAA
- a CDS encoding Cof-type HAD-IIB family hydrolase encodes MIKALFFDIDGTLVSFKTHEIPVSTIEALTAAKAKGIHIFISTGRPRVIINNLSALQERNLIDGYITMNGAYCFVEDTVIYKSPIPTAEVDALTAFCHERNIPCILVGEHDICVNQPGEVVEEIFHRQLKVDPIEAKPYTDSHADKAFFQLTPFINAEEEAIILPSVPHCEMGRWHPAFVDVTAKGNTKQNGIDQIIRHFGIKLEETMAFGDGGNDISMLRHAGIGVAMGNANNDVKAASNYTTTSVDEDGIANALKYFGIVGNPS; translated from the coding sequence ATGATAAAAGCTCTGTTTTTTGACATCGACGGAACCTTGGTCAGCTTCAAGACCCACGAAATTCCCGTTTCCACTATCGAAGCGTTGACTGCCGCCAAGGCCAAAGGCATACATATCTTCATTTCTACCGGACGTCCGCGCGTCATCATCAACAACTTGTCCGCCTTGCAGGAACGGAATCTGATAGACGGCTACATCACGATGAACGGCGCCTATTGCTTTGTAGAAGACACCGTTATCTACAAAAGCCCCATACCGACAGCGGAAGTGGATGCCTTGACAGCTTTCTGCCACGAACGCAACATCCCATGCATCCTGGTGGGAGAGCACGACATCTGCGTGAACCAGCCCGGCGAAGTAGTGGAGGAAATCTTCCATCGCCAACTGAAAGTGGACCCCATCGAAGCAAAGCCCTATACCGACAGCCATGCCGACAAAGCCTTCTTCCAGCTGACTCCCTTTATCAACGCCGAGGAAGAAGCAATCATCCTGCCCTCCGTCCCTCACTGCGAGATGGGCCGCTGGCATCCTGCCTTCGTAGACGTGACAGCCAAAGGAAACACCAAGCAAAACGGTATCGACCAGATTATCCGCCACTTCGGCATCAAGCTGGAAGAGACCATGGCCTTCGGCGACGGAGGAAATGACATCAGCATGTTGCGCCATGCCGGTATCGGTGTAGCCATGGGCAATGCCAATAACGACGTAAAAGCTGCCAGTAACTACACAACCACTTCTGTTGATGAAGACGGCATCGCCAACGCCCTGAAATATTTCGGCATAGTCGGGAATCCATCATAA
- a CDS encoding ATP-dependent DNA helicase translates to MSFVPDTQNKEFQDALNLIQYTRQSVFLTGKAGTGKSTFLKYICANTKKKHVVLAPTGIAAINAGGSTLHSFFKLPFYPLLPDDPNFSLQRGRIHEFFKYTKPHRKLLEELELVIIDEISMVRADIIDAVDRILRVYSRNLREPFGGKQILLVGDVFQLEPVVKGDEREILNRFYPTPYFFSARVFGQIDLVSIELQKVYRQTDSKFIHVLDHIRNNTVGSAELQLLNTRYGTQIEQSEADMYITLATRRDNVDYINDKKLAELPGDPVTFYGEIMGDFPESSLPTSQELVLKPGAQIIFIKNDFDRRWVNGTIGVISGFDPIEETLYVITDDGKECDVKRESWRNIRYKYNEEKKQIEEEELGTFTQYPVRLAWAITVHKSQGLTFSRVVIDFTGGVFAGGQAYVALSRCTSLEGIQLKKPISRADVFVRPEIVSFSERFNNRTAIDRALKQAQADVQYVAAAKAFDKGDFGTFLDEFFKAIHSRYDIEKPNVQRLIRRKLNIINRLKEENRALKQAALEKEKALVKYAREYILMGDECLKHDMKEAAMKNYEKAVTLCPKFKEAWKKIKKLEKEMLKR, encoded by the coding sequence TTGAGCTTCGTTCCCGATACACAAAACAAAGAGTTTCAAGATGCCTTGAACCTCATTCAGTATACCCGTCAGTCCGTATTCCTGACGGGCAAAGCAGGTACGGGCAAATCGACCTTCCTGAAATATATCTGCGCGAATACGAAGAAAAAGCATGTAGTGCTTGCCCCTACCGGCATAGCCGCCATCAATGCCGGAGGCAGTACCCTGCACAGCTTCTTCAAACTGCCCTTCTACCCCCTGCTGCCCGATGACCCGAACTTCAGTCTGCAACGGGGACGCATCCACGAATTTTTCAAATACACCAAACCCCACCGCAAACTACTGGAAGAACTGGAACTGGTCATCATCGACGAGATTTCCATGGTACGCGCCGACATCATCGACGCCGTAGACCGCATCCTGCGCGTCTATTCCCGCAACCTGCGCGAACCCTTCGGCGGCAAACAGATATTATTGGTGGGCGATGTGTTCCAGTTGGAACCCGTCGTCAAAGGAGATGAACGGGAGATACTGAACCGATTCTACCCTACCCCTTATTTCTTCTCTGCCAGGGTATTCGGCCAGATAGACCTTGTCTCCATCGAACTGCAGAAAGTATACCGGCAAACAGACAGCAAGTTCATCCATGTGCTGGACCACATCCGCAACAATACCGTCGGCTCTGCCGAACTTCAGCTGCTCAACACCCGCTATGGCACCCAAATAGAGCAATCGGAAGCCGACATGTACATCACCCTCGCCACCCGCCGTGACAATGTGGACTACATCAACGACAAAAAACTGGCGGAACTTCCCGGTGACCCGGTCACCTTCTACGGCGAAATCATGGGAGACTTTCCCGAAAGCAGCCTCCCCACCTCGCAGGAACTGGTACTGAAACCGGGCGCACAAATCATCTTCATCAAGAATGACTTCGACCGCCGCTGGGTGAACGGCACCATCGGCGTCATCAGCGGCTTCGACCCTATTGAAGAGACCCTCTACGTCATCACCGACGACGGCAAGGAATGTGACGTCAAACGAGAGTCGTGGCGAAACATCCGCTACAAATACAACGAAGAAAAGAAACAGATTGAAGAGGAAGAACTGGGAACCTTTACACAATATCCCGTGCGCCTGGCATGGGCCATCACCGTCCACAAGAGCCAAGGGCTGACCTTCAGCCGGGTAGTCATCGACTTTACCGGCGGCGTGTTTGCCGGTGGGCAGGCATACGTAGCCCTCAGCCGCTGCACCTCGCTGGAAGGCATCCAGCTGAAAAAGCCCATCAGCCGTGCCGATGTATTCGTGCGTCCGGAGATTGTCAGCTTCTCCGAACGCTTCAACAACCGCACCGCCATCGACCGTGCCTTGAAGCAAGCACAGGCAGACGTTCAATACGTTGCCGCCGCCAAAGCCTTCGACAAAGGGGACTTCGGCACTTTCCTGGATGAGTTTTTCAAAGCCATCCATTCCCGCTACGACATCGAGAAGCCCAACGTGCAGCGCCTCATCCGCCGGAAGCTGAACATCATCAACCGTCTGAAAGAGGAAAACCGTGCACTGAAGCAAGCAGCATTGGAGAAAGAGAAAGCCCTCGTGAAGTATGCCCGCGAATACATCCTTATGGGTGACGAATGCCTGAAGCATGACATGAAGGAGGCGGCCATGAAAAACTATGAGAAAGCCGTCACCCTCTGTCCCAAATTCAAAGAGGCCTGGAAGAAGATAAAGAAACTGGAGAAAGAGATGCTAAAAAGGTGA
- a CDS encoding TonB-dependent receptor domain-containing protein, whose product MKENLLNNVRKKVMVWMALASMATFLSAQTYRLSGCVQDENRQPVEVANVLLKQAKDSAYITGMLTDTQGCFSFDQPLGEYLLHITLIGSEDLYVPVVLQGNKNVGELTLKSSSALLDEVTVTAARPVIKRLVDRVVFDAHNTIASAGGSALDLLREVPGLQVGQNSIGIIGKGGIRVYINDRETKLSGDELIDYLRSYDASQILKVEVITTPPSKYDAAGNAGIINIRLKSRPKDYVGGTASASYSAGEKDNYGYGGVSLNLSKGRVSSFLNGGTTQGNYETREKNYRYFPQNTWNSRADYTNYMNSFYLQGGVDVSLERDWTVGMQAIYNHSAPKPGNALSWTEVYDASTAVLDSLLYSNSDKDTSSDRLNLNFHTDKVWDDKGKKMTWDVDYLRDNRDENMGFLSKTLLPDGTEIPGTNFDYNYLQHRKVDVVSSALDFILPFEKYKITAGAKVSFTNTRNGINYDTSDPTLVQDDYFRYKEQIYALYADYSREFSERFSMQLGLRMEHTRTTGISEAKDTEDKHDYTRLFPTVYLLYSPTDGHALNFSFSNRISRPSQNMVNPFPFYQNKYTYACGREDLKPSYTYNAELGYTLKNNFNVSAYYSYSDDVFFQVVDLDAETNVTSFLWENFMQTHAFGLNNSYTFRTKWLQTYAQHGVSYRRTTSSAATTSPEEKGWAYNASLRNTFFFNEKKTLLATLSGSYSSRQYQGIYLMSPTYSVSAGMLYRLLNNKLSLSLNVNNLFVSHSKLETMSNGLKIIADNQFAFASFRIGVSYTFGGDIRSKGQRNSNEDIQRRL is encoded by the coding sequence ATGAAAGAAAATCTACTGAACAACGTTAGAAAAAAAGTGATGGTATGGATGGCCTTGGCAAGTATGGCCACTTTCCTTTCCGCCCAGACTTACCGGCTTTCCGGTTGTGTGCAGGACGAGAACCGCCAACCGGTAGAGGTGGCGAATGTGCTGCTGAAGCAGGCAAAAGACAGTGCCTATATTACCGGTATGCTGACCGACACGCAAGGTTGTTTTTCCTTTGACCAGCCACTGGGAGAATACTTGTTGCATATTACCCTTATCGGCAGCGAAGACCTCTACGTTCCCGTTGTGCTGCAAGGAAACAAAAACGTTGGCGAATTGACATTGAAATCTTCTTCCGCCTTGCTGGACGAAGTGACCGTTACGGCCGCGCGTCCTGTTATCAAGCGTCTGGTGGATAGGGTAGTGTTCGATGCACATAATACCATAGCCTCTGCCGGTGGCAGTGCACTCGACCTTCTGCGTGAAGTGCCCGGTCTGCAGGTTGGACAAAACAGCATTGGTATTATAGGTAAAGGGGGCATCAGGGTTTATATCAACGACCGTGAGACGAAGCTGTCGGGAGATGAACTGATAGATTACCTCCGTTCCTATGACGCCTCTCAGATACTGAAGGTGGAGGTGATTACCACGCCTCCGTCCAAGTACGATGCCGCCGGAAATGCAGGCATCATCAATATTCGCTTGAAGTCACGTCCCAAAGATTACGTGGGTGGTACGGCTTCCGCTTCCTACAGCGCTGGTGAAAAGGACAATTACGGATATGGCGGGGTAAGCCTGAACCTCAGCAAGGGGCGCGTGTCATCCTTCCTCAACGGGGGTACTACGCAGGGCAACTATGAGACGCGTGAGAAGAATTACCGCTATTTTCCGCAGAACACCTGGAACAGCCGTGCCGACTACACCAATTACATGAATAGCTTCTACCTTCAGGGAGGTGTGGACGTATCGTTGGAACGGGACTGGACTGTAGGTATGCAGGCCATCTATAATCACAGTGCTCCCAAACCGGGCAACGCCCTTTCATGGACGGAAGTTTACGATGCCTCTACCGCCGTATTGGATTCTTTGCTGTACTCCAACAGTGACAAGGATACCAGTTCCGACCGCCTCAATCTGAATTTTCATACCGATAAGGTCTGGGATGACAAAGGCAAGAAAATGACTTGGGATGTGGATTACCTGCGTGACAACCGGGACGAAAATATGGGCTTTCTCTCGAAAACCCTCCTGCCTGACGGTACGGAGATTCCGGGCACAAACTTCGATTACAACTATCTGCAACATCGCAAGGTAGATGTAGTCTCCTCCGCTCTTGATTTCATCCTTCCTTTTGAAAAGTACAAGATAACGGCAGGTGCCAAGGTCTCCTTTACCAACACTCGCAACGGTATCAATTACGATACATCGGACCCTACGCTGGTGCAGGATGATTATTTCCGTTACAAGGAGCAAATCTATGCCTTATATGCTGATTATAGCCGTGAATTTTCCGAACGTTTTTCCATGCAGTTGGGCTTGCGTATGGAGCACACCCGCACTACCGGTATTTCTGAAGCGAAGGATACGGAGGACAAGCACGACTATACGCGCTTGTTCCCTACTGTCTATCTGCTTTATTCGCCTACAGACGGGCATGCGCTGAACTTCAGTTTCTCCAACCGCATCTCCCGTCCGTCACAGAATATGGTCAATCCTTTTCCGTTCTATCAGAACAAGTACACTTACGCTTGTGGTCGTGAAGACTTGAAACCCAGTTATACTTACAATGCCGAACTGGGATATACGTTGAAGAATAACTTCAATGTTTCTGCCTATTATTCTTATTCGGACGATGTCTTCTTCCAGGTTGTGGACTTGGATGCTGAAACGAATGTGACCTCTTTCCTCTGGGAGAATTTCATGCAGACGCATGCTTTCGGGCTTAACAATTCATACACTTTCCGTACCAAATGGCTACAAACTTACGCCCAGCATGGAGTGAGCTATCGCCGGACCACCTCCAGCGCTGCCACCACCTCTCCTGAGGAGAAAGGGTGGGCTTATAACGCCAGCCTGCGCAACACTTTCTTCTTCAATGAAAAGAAGACTCTTCTGGCCACGTTGTCCGGTTCCTATTCTTCCCGTCAGTATCAGGGCATCTATCTGATGAGCCCCACTTACAGCGTCAGTGCAGGTATGCTTTATCGGTTGTTGAACAATAAGCTCAGCCTCAGCCTGAATGTCAACAATTTGTTTGTCAGCCATTCCAAATTGGAAACCATGTCCAACGGGTTGAAGATAATTGCCGACAATCAGTTTGCCTTTGCCAGTTTCCGTATCGGTGTATCCTATACTTTCGGTGGTGATATACGTAGTAAGGGTCAGCGGAACAGTAACGAGGATATTCAGAGGAGGCTATAA
- a CDS encoding prenyltransferase: MKKHSLKDWMIAVRPWSFPASSMPVVVTLAYLYWMQQDINWVNGIWALLNIVVFHAAGNTWSDYFDYKHKVDAKDTFGAKTLTDGMFAPREIYSLSMALLAVALVAGVGLLWRTGLPLLYIGIGGAACSLLYPPLKYRALGDVVIFLAYALLPTLGTCYVATGVVDWNVLWIALPVGLITVAILHANNTRDMRTDARAEIQTLAMKLGGKASMYVYCAEVLFPFGWIAGLIAAGTLPLWTLLVMPALVPAIGNVRVVSRFPGKGESAIAGLDEMTAKLQLLFSLLFTLSFVVAGLLS; encoded by the coding sequence ATGAAGAAACATTCTTTGAAAGATTGGATGATAGCGGTGCGTCCGTGGTCATTCCCCGCCTCTTCGATGCCGGTGGTGGTGACGTTGGCATATCTGTATTGGATGCAGCAGGACATAAACTGGGTGAACGGCATCTGGGCATTGCTGAACATCGTCGTGTTTCACGCTGCCGGGAATACCTGGAGTGATTATTTTGACTACAAACATAAGGTCGATGCAAAGGACACCTTTGGCGCCAAGACCTTGACCGACGGGATGTTTGCTCCGCGCGAGATATATAGCTTGTCGATGGCATTGCTGGCAGTTGCCCTTGTTGCGGGTGTCGGCCTGCTGTGGCGTACGGGGTTGCCGTTGCTGTACATCGGTATAGGCGGTGCAGCTTGCTCGTTGCTTTATCCACCGCTCAAGTATCGTGCGTTGGGCGATGTCGTCATCTTTTTGGCGTATGCCTTGCTGCCGACGTTGGGCACCTGCTATGTGGCTACGGGAGTAGTTGACTGGAATGTCTTGTGGATAGCTCTGCCGGTGGGACTGATTACGGTGGCCATTCTGCATGCCAATAATACACGGGATATGCGTACCGATGCCCGTGCAGAGATTCAGACACTGGCCATGAAGCTGGGAGGAAAGGCGTCGATGTACGTTTATTGTGCCGAAGTCCTTTTTCCTTTTGGCTGGATAGCCGGCTTGATAGCTGCGGGAACTCTTCCTTTATGGACCCTGCTGGTGATGCCGGCACTGGTTCCTGCCATAGGCAATGTACGGGTGGTGTCCCGTTTTCCCGGAAAGGGAGAAAGTGCCATAGCCGGTCTGGATGAGATGACTGCAAAACTCCAGTTGTTGTTCAGTCTGCTGTTCACGTTGTCGTTCGTTGTAGCCGGTCTGCTGTCATGA